A genomic window from Salvia hispanica cultivar TCC Black 2014 chromosome 5, UniMelb_Shisp_WGS_1.0, whole genome shotgun sequence includes:
- the LOC125189302 gene encoding uncharacterized protein LOC125189302 — MDSDDENFQRLVDEEFEELVAAVQDEADEEETALAAAAAIPRSRYRRRYINRDHVGADQRLMEDYFGDNPRYTTEIFRRRFRMSQRLFIHIADCLSQRYRCFTLRSDATGRPGLSTYQKCTTAIRQLAYAGPADMFDEYLQMGETTALKTLRQFCKGIKELFKREYLRKPTAEECQRLINMHGTVHHFPGMMGSIDCMHWEWRNCPVAWKGQFTSGFKGRHPTMILKAVADYRLRIWHAYFGVTGSNNDINVLQSSHLFNDESRGEGPQISFVANGTQYNRAYYLADGIYPRWPVFVKTIRQPVGPKQTYFAKKQECARKDVERAFGVLQSRWAILRCPV; from the coding sequence ATGGATTCCGACGATGAAAATTTTCAGCGCTTGGTCGATGAGGAGTTCGAAGAACTCGTTGCAGCGGTGCAAGATGAAGCCGACGAGGAGGAGACGGctttggcggcggcggcggccatCCCTCGGTCGAGATACCGTCGTCGGTATATCAACCGTGACCATGTCGGAGCCGACCAACGGTTGATGGAAGACTACTTCGGCGATAACCCCCGTTATACAACGGAGATTTTTCGTCGGCGATTCAGAATGTCGCAACGACTCTTCATCCACATTGCAGATTGTTTGTCTCAGCGATACAGGTGCTTCACCTTGCGGAGTGATGCCACCGGTCGACCCGGATTGTCGACATATCAGAAGTGCACGACCGCAATTAGGCAGCTTGCCTATGCCGGGCCTGCTgacatgttcgacgaataTCTACAGATGGGCGAAACGACTGCCCTTAAGACGCTGAGACAGTTTTGCAAGGGTATCAAAGAACTCTTCAAAAGGGAATACCTACGGAAACCGACGGCCGAGGAATGCCAGCGACTGATAAATATGCACGGGACTGTGCATCATTTTCCGGGCATGATGGGCAGCATCGATTGCATGCACTGGGAGTGGAGGAACTGCCCGGTGGCTTGGAAGGGGCAATTCACTTCTGGTTTCAAAGGGCGacatcccacgatgatccttaAAGCCGTTGCTGACTACCGTTTGCgaatctggcatgcgtattttggtgTCActgggtcgaacaacgacatcaatgTTCTACAATCATCGCATCTCTTCAATGATGAGTCCCGGGGTGAGGGTCCGCAAATCAGCTTTGTGGCCAATGGCACGCAGTACAACAGAGCATACTATTTGGCCGATGGAATATACCCTCGCTGGCCCGTGTTTGTCAAGACGATCCGACAACCAGTTGGGCCGAAGCAGAcctattttgcaaaaaaacaAGAGTGTGCTAGGAAGGATGTTGAGCGGGCTTTTGGAGTCCTCCAATCGCGATGGGCCATTTTACGGTGTCCGGTTTGA